From Xylanivirga thermophila:
CACTCTTGTTCTTGTTCAAATACTCTACAAATGATACTATGCCACCCTCATAATGTAGTTCCTTCTTTTGGCCATCCCTTTTATCTTCAAGTATAATTCTTATACCTTTGTTTAAAAATGCCAACTCCCTAAGTCGTTTTTTTAGTGTATCAAAATTAAAGTTGGTATCTTCAAATATAATTGGGTCTGGCTTAAATATAATAGTGGTCCCGGTTCTATCGGTATCCCCTATTATCTGAAGGGTAGATTTGGGCTTTCCACGCTCATATTCCTGGTGATGTATATGTCCCTCCCTCTCAATCTCTACTATTAGCCATTCAGATAGGGCATTTACTACAGACATACCTACACCATGCAGACCACCGGATACCCTGTATCCTTCACCACCAAATTTTCCTCCTGCATGCAGTACCGTCATTGCTACTTCGACGGCCGGCTTTCCCATCTTATGGTGCATACCTACAGGTATACCCCTGCCATCATCCATTACCTTTACTGAACAGTCTTCGTTTATACATACATATATATTGCTGCAATATCCGGCTAAGGCCTCATCTATACTATTATCCACTATCTCATATACTAGATGATGTAGTCCTTTTGGCCCGGTACTGCCTATATACATACCTGGACGTTTTCTAACGGCCTCAAGGCCCTCTAATACCTGTATATCATTTTCATCATAGTTATGTTTTGCCATATATATCTCCCTCTATTTTAAATCTTTTTCTCCTGATATGTTTTTTATAAAATCGCTACGCTTTAAAAGTGTAGTAGAAGATATTGGTGATATAAAAACAACTGGCTTTTTATCCACCTCAGATATTATAAAGGTCTTTGGCGGGTCATCAGATACCTTTCTTATAAAGCCTTCCTGTTTTGCTACCTGCAGAAATTCTTTATTTATAGGAGAAAAATTCATCGTATCTATATCAATTATTGCTATTATATCCTTTGTCCTTACCGTAGCATCGCCACCTAAATGCAATATCATATCACACCTCCATTTTGTATTGTAAATACCTGACCATTATCCAAATTCGCCTTAGGTATCCCCTTCAGGCTAGTGCTAGTTATAATTGTCTGTACATCTCCTATTATATCCAATAGCATTTCCTGACGATATTCATCCAATTCAGACATCACATCATCTAGAAGCAATATTGGATATTCGCCCGTTTCCCTATGCATTATTTCGATTTCTGATAGCTTTAGAGATAATACAGAGCTTCTCTGCTGACCTTGCGAACCAAATGTCCTTATATCTACATCATTTATAACAAACGCAAGATCGTCCCTATGGCATCCACTACTGGTAGTACCCCTCATTATATCAAAATCTCTATTTTTCTGTAATTGTTCAAAAAAATTATCCTTTATATGATCTACACCCTGATCTTTGTACTTTATGGACGATTTATAAAAAAATTCCAGATTTTCCGCCCCAAATGAAATATCCCTATGGATATGATTTGCAGATTCCATAAGCATCCTCACAAATTTATACCGTTCATTTATTATGTAGGCACCGGTATGGGACAGTTGTTCATCCCATACCGGCAATGTCTTTTTGAGGTTTGGTCTGATATTTATTTCTTTTAAAAGGTTATTCCTTTGAAGTAATATCTTATTATACTGCTGTAGATTATAAAAATAACGCGGTTTTATCTGGGATATCTCCATATCCATAAAACGACGCCGTTCAGCTGGGCCATCCTTTATAATCCTTAGATCTTCAGGAGAAAAAACTACGCTATTTAAATGACCCATAAGCTCTCCCATCCTTTTTATCTGAACACCGTTTATCTTTATTCTCTTTTTTTCTTGAAGATTTAGATATAGCTCTATTACACTAGTTCCTGATCTTTTTATAACCGTATTTTTTACATAGGACTGCCCCTTGCCCCATTTTATCAATTCCTTATCCCTAGGAGTTCTATAGGATCTCCCAGTTGAGCTCATAGATATCGATTCCAATATGTTGGTTTTACCCTGGGCGTTTTTGCCTATTAAAAGTATCAAATTGGAATTAAATGAAATATTGAGCTTCTCGTAGTTTCTAAAGTTTATCAGCGTCAGCTCCTTTAGGTACAAAATCTGCACTTCCTTCCCCAACCACTAAAAACTCTTCATAACCATCAACTCTTATCTTGTCCCCTACATATACCTTCTTTCCCCTTCTGTACTCCACACTACCATTTAAAGATACCAATCCCTGCTTAATTATTTCACTGGCCTCTGCTCCAGTTTGTACAATATTTGCCCATTTCAATAGCTGATTTAGCTTTATAAATGGGGTATGTATAGTAACTTTTTTCATGAGTACAACCTCACAGGCAACAATAGGTACGTATAGTTTTCCCCTTCAAGTGGTCTTATAACACAGGGATTTATATTGGTAGTAAAGTCCATGCATATCTCATCATCTTCTATAGCACGTAATATCTCCATCAAATACCGCCCGTTAAAGGCTATTTCTATATCATTTCCTTCTAGTATTACAGGTAATTCCTCATATGCCTGTCCTAGTTCCGAATTTGAGGTTATTATCATTTTATTATCATGCATAGATAATTTTATAAGATTATTATCACCATCTTTGGCTATCAGCGATGCTCTCTCTATACTATTATACAGTATTTTTGTATCCAATTTAACACGAATTTTATAATCCTGGGGTATAATTTGTTTGTAATTTATAAACTGCCCTTCCAATAATCGTGTTATTATTCTTGTATATCCCATATCGAAGAGGGCATGTCTATCTCCTATGGTTATACTAATTTTTTGGTCTGAGTTCCCAATTATTTTACTTATTTCATTTAATGCCCTTCCTGGAATTACCGCATTTATGTCGTTTGTTCCGTTACCTATACTGCCATTTCGCACTGCCAACCTATAGCCATCAAGACATGATATGGTCATTTTTTTATCATGAATTTCCAGCAAGGCCCCTGTATATATGGGTCTTGTCTCTTCAGAGGCAACTGCAAATATGGTTTGTTGGATCATATTCTTAAAGAGATCCTGCTCTATTTCCACAGGATTATGTTCTTCTATCCTTTCCATCTCTGGATATTCGTCTGGAGCAAGACCTTGTATAATTATACGAGAATTATAGCACTCGATCTTAACTGTATAATTATCCATGACAGTAATTTCCACATCTCCGTCGGGAAATTTTCTTATTATGTCAGCAAAAAGTCTTGCTGGTATTACTATGCTTCCTTCCTCTAAAGTTTTGCACTCTATGTAAGTTTCTATTCCCAATAGATCAAGACTCATTCCTATCATATTTACAACGTCTTTCATTGCTTTTATATAAATACCTTCCAAGATTGGAAGAGTGGTGCGGGGGGAAATGGCTTTTTGTACGGTATTTATCCCCTCCATAAGCTTTTTTTGTGTACAAATAAATTTCATCTTAACACCTCCGGAAGTTGTTGTATATTATTATATATAGATAGTAGTAGTAGTAGTAGGGGCTGTGGATTTGTGGATAATATGAGACAAGCATCATATATCCACAAGTAATGGTGTGGACTATATGTGGACAAGGTAGTTGATACAATATTGTTATCCACAAAACTGTCTAAAAACCCTACTTTTCCTGTATTTCTTTTGTAAGATCTTCTACCAGTCTTTTAATTTTTGTGTCATTCTTCATATCACCGGCAATTTTGTCGCATGCATGTATCACGGTAGTATGATCTCTCCCGCCAAAATCATCTCCTATCTTGGGTAAGGACATATCGGTTAATTGTCGACAAAGATACATGGCTATCTGCCTTGGATAAGCTATTGACCTGTTGCGTTTTTTGGATTTAAAATCATCGATCTTTAATTTAAATCTATCTGCAACTATCTCTTGTATAAGGGCGCTTGTGATCTCTTTAGGTTTATTATTTGCTATTATATCCCTTAAGGCTTCTTCAGCTACCGATATATCAAGTTTATTATTATTTAGGGATGAAAAGGCCACTATACGTGTCAAGGCGCCTTCTAGCTCCCTTATATTTGATTCTATTTTTTTTGCTATAAACAGCAGTATTTCATCATCTATCTCTATATTTTCTAGTTCTGCTTTTTTCTTTAAAATAGCCACCCTAGTTTCAAGGTCGGGAGGCTGGATATCGGCTATTAATCCCCATTCAAAACGGGAGCGTAATCTA
This genomic window contains:
- the remB gene encoding extracellular matrix regulator RemB, which produces MILHLGGDATVRTKDIIAIIDIDTMNFSPINKEFLQVAKQEGFIRKVSDDPPKTFIISEVDKKPVVFISPISSTTLLKRSDFIKNISGEKDLK
- the recF gene encoding DNA replication/repair protein RecF (All proteins in this family for which functions are known are DNA-binding proteins that assist the filamentation of RecA onto DNA for the initiation of recombination or recombinational repair.), coding for MQILYLKELTLINFRNYEKLNISFNSNLILLIGKNAQGKTNILESISMSSTGRSYRTPRDKELIKWGKGQSYVKNTVIKRSGTSVIELYLNLQEKKRIKINGVQIKRMGELMGHLNSVVFSPEDLRIIKDGPAERRRFMDMEISQIKPRYFYNLQQYNKILLQRNNLLKEINIRPNLKKTLPVWDEQLSHTGAYIINERYKFVRMLMESANHIHRDISFGAENLEFFYKSSIKYKDQGVDHIKDNFFEQLQKNRDFDIMRGTTSSGCHRDDLAFVINDVDIRTFGSQGQQRSSVLSLKLSEIEIMHRETGEYPILLLDDVMSELDEYRQEMLLDIIGDVQTIITSTSLKGIPKANLDNGQVFTIQNGGVI
- a CDS encoding RNA-binding S4 domain-containing protein codes for the protein MKKVTIHTPFIKLNQLLKWANIVQTGAEASEIIKQGLVSLNGSVEYRRGKKVYVGDKIRVDGYEEFLVVGEGSADFVPKGADADKL
- the dnaN gene encoding DNA polymerase III subunit beta produces the protein MKFICTQKKLMEGINTVQKAISPRTTLPILEGIYIKAMKDVVNMIGMSLDLLGIETYIECKTLEEGSIVIPARLFADIIRKFPDGDVEITVMDNYTVKIECYNSRIIIQGLAPDEYPEMERIEEHNPVEIEQDLFKNMIQQTIFAVASEETRPIYTGALLEIHDKKMTISCLDGYRLAVRNGSIGNGTNDINAVIPGRALNEISKIIGNSDQKISITIGDRHALFDMGYTRIITRLLEGQFINYKQIIPQDYKIRVKLDTKILYNSIERASLIAKDGDNNLIKLSMHDNKMIITSNSELGQAYEELPVILEGNDIEIAFNGRYLMEILRAIEDDEICMDFTTNINPCVIRPLEGENYTYLLLPVRLYS